The proteins below are encoded in one region of Aeromonas jandaei:
- a CDS encoding cytochrome b, giving the protein MLMNSEQRYGTLSLGLHWLTLWAMIAVYALIEFRDIFPKGDPGRDLMKEWHFMLGLLIFALVFVRLALRWMSPTPRIVPELSPLMHKLAKLAHIALYGFLILTPLCGWLLLSAAGKPIPFFGFELPALISPSPDAKGFIKDVHETLGNLGYALIALHTVAALFHHHVLKDNTLTNMLPPRRS; this is encoded by the coding sequence ATGCTGATGAACAGTGAACAACGCTACGGCACCCTGAGTCTCGGGCTGCACTGGCTCACCCTGTGGGCCATGATCGCCGTCTATGCCCTGATCGAATTTCGCGACATTTTTCCCAAAGGAGACCCGGGTCGGGACCTGATGAAGGAGTGGCACTTCATGCTGGGGCTGCTGATCTTCGCACTGGTCTTTGTCAGACTGGCCCTGCGCTGGATGAGCCCGACGCCGCGTATCGTGCCCGAGCTCTCCCCCCTGATGCACAAGCTGGCCAAGCTGGCCCATATCGCCCTCTACGGCTTCCTCATTCTGACCCCGCTGTGTGGCTGGCTGCTGCTGAGCGCCGCCGGCAAGCCCATCCCCTTCTTCGGGTTTGAGTTGCCTGCGCTGATATCGCCGAGCCCTGACGCCAAAGGGTTTATCAAGGATGTGCATGAGACTCTGGGCAACCTGGGTTATGCCCTGATCGCCCTGCACACTGTGGCCGCCCTCTTCCATCACCATGTGCTCAAGGACAACACCCTGACCAATATGCTGCCGCCACGCCGCAGCTAA
- a CDS encoding bactofilin family protein translates to MREMAIRWRCHLQERERSDLLYLVWLCWGAALLLYVLGSDAYLWPVAPMPLVLLVWLGERFGMFGRKAKSEGSVPEKATVIAAGARFKGELQLEGDLEVRGVLVGTIVLSDGILRIMAGGRVEGEVKAPHVIINGLLDGTCSAAEVEILESGRMQGTFKGGSLSISKGGNFIGHSRPDESSASSPAPVPANQELESVPVEGKGNVKALAKEGRGKGSEQLARQA, encoded by the coding sequence ATGAGAGAGATGGCCATCAGGTGGCGATGCCACCTGCAGGAGCGGGAGCGTAGCGACCTTCTCTATCTGGTCTGGCTCTGCTGGGGTGCGGCACTGCTGCTCTATGTGCTGGGGTCGGATGCCTATTTATGGCCAGTGGCGCCCATGCCGCTGGTTCTGCTTGTCTGGTTGGGGGAGAGATTCGGAATGTTTGGACGAAAAGCCAAGAGCGAGGGCTCAGTGCCGGAAAAGGCAACGGTGATCGCCGCAGGTGCCCGCTTCAAGGGGGAGTTGCAGCTTGAGGGGGATCTGGAGGTGCGTGGAGTGCTGGTCGGCACCATAGTGCTGAGCGACGGGATCCTGCGCATCATGGCGGGTGGTCGTGTCGAGGGAGAGGTGAAGGCTCCCCATGTCATCATCAATGGCTTGCTGGATGGTACCTGCTCTGCCGCCGAAGTCGAAATACTCGAGAGTGGCCGCATGCAGGGGACGTTCAAGGGCGGCAGCCTCTCCATCAGCAAGGGAGGCAACTTTATCGGTCACTCTCGTCCGGATGAGAGCTCTGCCAGCTCTCCCGCACCGGTACCAGCCAATCAGGAGCTAGAGAGCGTGCCCGTCGAGGGGAAAGGAAATGTGAAGGCACTGGCCAAAGAGGGGCGTGGCAAAGGCAGCGAGCAGTTGGCCAGGCAGGCGTGA
- the rcsF gene encoding Rcs stress response system protein RcsF, with protein MKRLILMMPLIASGCANYAFNSNLDKENFDDYFKPGSVRIYEQAQLADLNYLYLGTVEGESCQADAKQPVPNAGEARTLARRRAADMGGNGVTFDKCSEFSDTPGCLKQVICYGQALKVAEEK; from the coding sequence ATGAAACGCCTGATCCTGATGATGCCCCTGATTGCCTCCGGCTGTGCCAACTACGCCTTCAACAGCAATCTGGATAAAGAGAACTTCGACGACTACTTCAAACCCGGTAGCGTGCGGATTTACGAGCAAGCTCAGCTGGCCGATCTCAACTACCTCTACCTCGGCACCGTCGAGGGGGAATCGTGCCAGGCCGATGCCAAGCAGCCGGTGCCCAACGCAGGTGAAGCGCGCACCCTGGCTCGCCGCCGCGCTGCCGACATGGGCGGCAACGGCGTCACCTTCGACAAGTGCAGCGAATTCAGCGATACCCCCGGCTGCCTGAAGCAGGTGATCTGCTACGGTCAGGCGCTGAAAGTGGCTGAAGAGAAGTAA
- a CDS encoding N-acetyltransferase: protein MIRPLSESDLDAAVELWYQASVKAHGFIPADFWHAQRAAMRDIYLPASESWVYDDQGLLAGFISWHQGSVAALFIAPSLQSQGLGRQLLDHLKSRHEQLELTVYAENEQARRFYTRNGFHEGEQRICEHSGHAEIIMHWQRGI, encoded by the coding sequence ATGATCCGCCCATTATCAGAATCCGATCTCGATGCCGCAGTCGAGCTCTGGTATCAGGCCTCGGTCAAGGCCCACGGCTTTATTCCCGCCGACTTCTGGCATGCGCAGCGTGCAGCGATGCGGGATATCTATCTGCCCGCCAGCGAGAGCTGGGTTTATGACGACCAAGGGCTGCTGGCGGGGTTTATCTCCTGGCATCAGGGCTCTGTTGCCGCCCTCTTCATCGCCCCGAGCTTGCAATCACAGGGGCTGGGTCGCCAGCTGCTCGACCACCTCAAGTCACGGCATGAGCAACTTGAGCTCACCGTCTACGCCGAGAATGAGCAGGCGCGACGCTTTTACACCCGCAACGGCTTTCACGAGGGGGAGCAGAGAATATGCGAGCATAGCGGCCACGCCGAGATCATCATGCATTGGCAGCGGGGCATCTGA
- a CDS encoding DUF488 domain-containing protein: MALAIVRLGSPRLPDEGLRIGTVRRPPRGVPKTEFASQNWYDVWFPNLAPSSETMKLGQAAETPAQWAAFGKQYKAEMAQPAARHDLALLAALSHTTNLSVGCYCEQESRCHRAILRELLAAAGADIR; the protein is encoded by the coding sequence ATGGCGCTCGCCATCGTGCGTCTCGGCTCGCCCCGTCTCCCCGACGAGGGGCTGCGGATCGGCACGGTACGTCGCCCGCCCCGCGGCGTACCAAAGACCGAGTTTGCCAGCCAGAACTGGTATGACGTCTGGTTCCCCAACCTCGCCCCTAGCAGCGAAACCATGAAGCTGGGGCAGGCCGCGGAGACCCCGGCCCAGTGGGCAGCGTTTGGCAAACAGTACAAGGCCGAGATGGCGCAACCTGCCGCCAGGCATGATCTGGCACTGCTGGCCGCCCTCTCCCACACCACCAACCTGTCGGTGGGTTGCTACTGCGAGCAGGAGTCCCGCTGCCATCGCGCCATTTTGCGGGAGTTGCTGGCGGCCGCAGGTGCGGACATCCGCTAG
- the tsaA gene encoding tRNA (N6-threonylcarbamoyladenosine(37)-N6)-methyltransferase TrmO, which yields MKFEIDTLGIIRSPYKEKFAIPRQPGLVKSARARLELRPPYDQPDVLRGIEQFSHLWLSFVFHQTMEQGWNPTVRPPRLGGNERVGVFATRSTFRPNPLGLSVVELHGVGRERGKLWLELGAVDLLDGTPIVDIKPYIPYADSLPEARGGFAPDAPTPPLTVSFSTDAELQLQTWSQRYPELRQLVSEVLAQDPRPAYKKGKPDEKEYGVRLFNCNVRFRISEPACLVIAIEPA from the coding sequence ATGAAGTTCGAAATCGACACCCTCGGAATTATCCGCTCTCCCTACAAGGAGAAGTTCGCCATTCCGCGCCAGCCCGGCCTGGTCAAATCGGCCCGTGCCCGCCTCGAGCTGCGCCCCCCCTACGATCAGCCGGACGTGCTACGCGGCATCGAGCAGTTCTCCCATCTGTGGCTCAGCTTCGTCTTTCACCAGACCATGGAGCAGGGGTGGAATCCGACGGTTCGCCCGCCGCGCCTGGGCGGCAACGAGCGGGTCGGGGTCTTTGCTACCCGTTCCACCTTTCGCCCCAATCCGCTCGGCCTCTCGGTGGTCGAGCTGCACGGGGTGGGTCGCGAGCGCGGTAAACTCTGGCTGGAGCTGGGGGCCGTCGACCTGCTCGATGGCACTCCCATCGTCGATATCAAACCCTATATTCCCTATGCCGACAGCTTGCCGGAGGCCCGTGGCGGCTTTGCCCCCGATGCCCCGACCCCGCCGCTGACGGTGAGCTTCAGCACGGACGCAGAGTTGCAGCTGCAAACATGGAGCCAGCGCTACCCCGAACTGCGCCAGCTGGTGAGCGAAGTGCTGGCACAGGATCCACGCCCTGCCTACAAGAAGGGCAAGCCGGACGAGAAGGAGTACGGCGTGCGGCTGTTCAACTGCAACGTCCGTTTCCGGATCAGCGAACCCGCCTGCCTGGTCATTGCCATCGAACCGGCCTGA
- a CDS encoding DUF805 domain-containing protein, whose product MNWYFRAIQKFADFKGRASRKEYWMFVLINTVICVILSLLTKQLDYGYKLMGVYGLFIIVPCWALSVRRLHDIDRNGWFLLLGLIPIIGPLMVLFFKAKRGNPYANRYGAAPL is encoded by the coding sequence ATGAACTGGTATTTTCGTGCAATTCAGAAATTTGCTGATTTCAAAGGACGGGCCTCGCGCAAAGAATATTGGATGTTTGTACTTATCAACACCGTTATTTGTGTCATTCTCTCGCTGCTGACCAAACAGCTGGATTATGGCTACAAACTGATGGGCGTATATGGTCTCTTTATTATTGTGCCCTGCTGGGCATTGAGTGTGCGTCGTCTGCACGATATTGACCGCAATGGCTGGTTTTTGTTGCTGGGATTAATCCCGATTATCGGCCCGCTGATGGTGCTCTTTTTCAAGGCCAAGCGTGGCAACCCATATGCCAACCGTTATGGTGCCGCACCGCTTTAA
- a CDS encoding ATP-binding protein, whose translation MRFCPLLRMVRVLRRSLHIKLLLSSLLVIALSMGFAVYALYLGHVEEQTQKASARMQENLAKLFSSTEPSHGGPTDLSHISRNAGDADLDTLICRADGERIWSSLHMPEVIKAKESICGDLMQYLGGMDLDYFFKKHTIKNGESYFVYSLRFIRNPGNGTTAYYVVMIDSAKRYHAESLAYLGHIARQAVLAYMLLASLLLLTTYWSLGSLRTIARQIDDIRSGKLDSLSSDFEQELTPLTESVNQLLENERQQTQRYQHALNDLAHSLKTRQALIQMTTRELDLGREIHDNINEQILTMDQMIQYQLRRAVTGRQRLASKGTEPVPLIEKLLASLTKVYRHKKLQTHFTFDDDALFHGEQGDLMELMGNLLDNACKFAISEVRVTLRRHLERLRIEVEDDGPGIDEAKSEQIFQRGVRADSSPGQGIGLAVVTEIVHSYGGQIRVDESPLGGARFTLDLP comes from the coding sequence ATGCGATTCTGCCCGCTACTGCGGATGGTGCGGGTGCTGCGCCGCTCGCTGCATATCAAGCTGCTGCTCAGCTCCCTGCTGGTCATCGCCCTCAGCATGGGCTTTGCCGTCTATGCCCTCTACCTCGGCCATGTCGAGGAGCAGACCCAGAAAGCGAGCGCCCGGATGCAGGAGAACCTGGCCAAACTCTTCTCCTCGACCGAGCCGAGCCATGGCGGCCCTACCGATCTCAGCCACATCTCCCGCAATGCCGGGGATGCCGACCTCGATACCCTGATTTGCCGCGCCGATGGCGAGCGTATCTGGTCGAGCCTGCACATGCCGGAAGTGATCAAGGCCAAGGAGAGTATCTGTGGCGACCTGATGCAGTATCTGGGGGGGATGGATCTCGACTACTTCTTCAAGAAGCACACCATCAAGAACGGCGAGAGCTACTTCGTCTACAGCCTGCGTTTTATCCGCAATCCCGGCAACGGCACTACTGCATACTACGTAGTGATGATCGATTCGGCCAAACGCTACCACGCCGAATCCCTCGCCTATCTCGGCCATATCGCCCGTCAAGCGGTGCTCGCCTACATGCTGCTGGCCAGCCTGCTGCTGCTCACCACCTACTGGAGCCTCGGCTCCCTGCGCACCATTGCCCGCCAGATCGATGACATTCGCTCCGGCAAGTTGGACTCTCTCTCCAGCGACTTCGAGCAGGAGCTCACCCCGCTCACCGAGTCGGTCAACCAGCTGCTGGAGAACGAACGGCAACAAACCCAGCGCTACCAGCACGCCTTGAACGATCTCGCCCACAGCCTGAAAACCCGGCAGGCGCTGATCCAGATGACCACCCGCGAGCTGGATCTGGGCCGGGAGATCCATGACAACATCAACGAGCAGATCCTCACCATGGATCAGATGATCCAGTACCAGCTCAGACGCGCCGTCACCGGCCGCCAGCGCCTTGCCAGCAAGGGAACCGAGCCGGTGCCACTCATCGAGAAGCTGCTCGCCAGTCTGACCAAGGTCTACCGTCACAAGAAGCTGCAAACCCACTTCACATTCGATGATGATGCCCTGTTCCACGGCGAGCAGGGGGACTTGATGGAGTTAATGGGCAACCTGCTCGACAACGCCTGCAAGTTTGCCATCAGCGAGGTGCGGGTGACCCTCCGTCGCCATCTCGAGCGCCTGCGCATCGAGGTGGAAGATGATGGCCCCGGCATCGACGAGGCCAAATCCGAACAGATCTTCCAGCGCGGCGTGCGCGCCGACAGCTCCCCGGGTCAGGGCATCGGTCTGGCGGTAGTGACCGAAATCGTCCACAGCTACGGCGGCCAGATCCGGGTGGATGAATCTCCTCTTGGCGGTGCCCGTTTTACCCTGGACTTGCCCTGA
- a CDS encoding DUF3297 family protein, translated as MSDTSTKPALPDHLSCNPRSPHYVAACFEHPIGIRLNGKERTDVEEYCISEGWVKIPSPKALDRRGQPILIKLKGTVEAYYS; from the coding sequence ATGAGCGATACCAGCACCAAGCCGGCACTGCCGGATCACCTCTCCTGCAATCCCCGCAGCCCCCACTATGTGGCGGCCTGCTTCGAGCATCCGATCGGTATTCGCCTGAACGGCAAAGAGCGCACCGACGTCGAAGAGTACTGCATCAGCGAAGGCTGGGTGAAGATCCCCTCCCCCAAGGCGCTGGATCGCCGCGGCCAGCCCATCCTGATCAAGCTCAAGGGCACCGTCGAAGCCTATTACAGCTAA
- a CDS encoding response regulator, protein MKILLVEDDKLLNHHLSSLLTEADNQVYSTDQAGIAQHYATDYPIDVAIIDLGLPDMDGLQLIRELREKQIPFPIIVLTARGNWQDKVEGLEAGADDYLVKPFQKDELLARLNALVRRSAGFISPRVKAGDYELDLSRKELTIAGEVAVLTSFEYLILEYLMRNARQVVSKQQLLDQLYGDGEGDPNTIEVMVSRLRKKLDPEGTIQPISTIRRQGYIFNLSCN, encoded by the coding sequence ATGAAAATTCTCCTGGTCGAAGACGACAAGCTGCTCAATCACCACCTCTCCTCTCTGCTGACCGAAGCAGACAATCAGGTCTACAGCACCGATCAGGCAGGGATTGCGCAGCACTATGCAACGGATTACCCCATCGACGTGGCCATCATCGATCTGGGTCTGCCTGATATGGATGGCCTGCAACTGATCCGCGAACTGCGCGAAAAGCAGATCCCCTTTCCCATCATCGTCCTCACCGCCCGTGGCAACTGGCAGGACAAGGTGGAAGGACTGGAAGCAGGTGCCGATGACTATCTGGTCAAACCGTTTCAGAAGGATGAGCTGCTGGCGCGTCTCAACGCGCTGGTGCGCCGCAGTGCCGGCTTTATCTCGCCGCGAGTGAAAGCGGGTGACTACGAGCTCGATCTCTCCCGCAAGGAGCTGACCATCGCCGGTGAAGTGGCCGTGCTCACCAGCTTCGAATACCTCATTCTGGAGTACCTGATGCGCAACGCCCGTCAGGTGGTCTCCAAGCAGCAGCTGCTCGACCAGCTCTACGGCGATGGCGAAGGGGATCCCAACACCATCGAGGTCATGGTGAGTCGCCTGCGCAAGAAACTGGATCCGGAGGGGACGATTCAACCCATCTCCACCATCCGCCGTCAGGGTTACATCTTCAACCTGTCGTGCAACTGA
- a CDS encoding putative quinol monooxygenase, with amino-acid sequence MVVLTGYIIVPASDLPAVMGELDNHIQLTRQEHGCQQFEVMQSRLNPCRFEVCETFRDPAAFAAHQARVKASRWGDITVNVERHYTVTGLGE; translated from the coding sequence ATGGTTGTGCTAACCGGTTATATCATTGTGCCTGCCTCCGATTTACCAGCCGTCATGGGGGAGCTTGATAACCATATCCAGCTGACCCGACAGGAACATGGCTGCCAGCAGTTCGAGGTGATGCAAAGCAGACTCAATCCATGCCGCTTCGAGGTCTGCGAGACCTTTCGCGATCCGGCCGCCTTTGCCGCCCATCAGGCCCGGGTCAAAGCCTCCCGCTGGGGGGATATCACGGTCAATGTCGAGAGACACTATACCGTGACGGGACTTGGCGAATAG
- a CDS encoding NAD-dependent epimerase/dehydratase family protein, with amino-acid sequence MKLLIIGGTGFLGRHLTALALDWGHEVTLFNRGHHQHPDWRELVQLTGDRNGDLGALQGEGLQWDLVIDTCCYRPEHAASLSAALLGRCERLIFISTISVYRDFAQPGMDESAPLHVIGGGEQPEEYGPLKVVCEEVYRARWGDRLCILRPGVLCGPHDHTGRMAWWVKRVQQGGRWLLPGAGQDRLQYLDVRDCAEFVLRAAEQQLAGVFNLVKPGIALADWVERLAARVGVASPIEADWVPWPALLAAGVEPWLSYPTLLPNMLPEYAGYGRISAEAAIVHGLNFRPLEETAADLAEWLVRTPDAAVAEGMTVEQETLLRQQVR; translated from the coding sequence ATGAAACTGCTGATTATCGGTGGCACCGGATTTTTGGGGCGCCACCTGACTGCGCTGGCGCTCGATTGGGGTCACGAGGTGACCCTGTTCAATCGCGGCCATCACCAGCATCCCGACTGGCGGGAGCTGGTACAGCTCACCGGTGATCGCAATGGCGATCTGGGTGCGCTGCAGGGAGAGGGGCTGCAGTGGGATCTGGTCATCGATACCTGCTGCTATCGGCCAGAGCATGCGGCGAGCCTGTCGGCGGCCCTGCTCGGGCGCTGCGAGCGGCTCATCTTTATCTCCACCATCAGCGTCTATCGCGACTTTGCTCAACCCGGAATGGATGAATCGGCGCCCCTGCATGTCATCGGTGGGGGAGAGCAGCCCGAGGAGTATGGCCCGCTCAAGGTGGTGTGCGAAGAGGTGTATCGCGCCCGCTGGGGGGATCGGCTCTGCATCCTGCGCCCGGGCGTATTGTGCGGCCCCCATGATCACACCGGCCGCATGGCCTGGTGGGTGAAGCGGGTGCAACAGGGTGGGCGCTGGCTGCTGCCGGGGGCGGGGCAGGATCGACTGCAATATCTGGATGTGCGCGACTGCGCCGAGTTTGTGCTGCGGGCTGCCGAGCAGCAGTTGGCGGGAGTTTTCAATCTGGTCAAACCGGGCATTGCGCTGGCCGATTGGGTCGAGCGGCTGGCGGCGAGAGTGGGAGTTGCCTCCCCCATAGAGGCTGATTGGGTGCCCTGGCCGGCACTGCTGGCGGCCGGTGTTGAGCCCTGGCTGAGCTATCCGACCCTGCTGCCCAATATGTTACCGGAGTATGCCGGTTATGGCCGGATCAGCGCCGAGGCGGCCATTGTGCATGGTCTCAACTTCCGGCCGCTGGAGGAGACGGCCGCTGATCTGGCTGAGTGGCTGGTACGAACGCCGGATGCAGCGGTGGCTGAAGGGATGACCGTTGAGCAAGAGACGCTGCTGCGCCAGCAGGTGCGATAG
- the puuR gene encoding HTH-type transcriptional regulator PuuR, whose amino-acid sequence MSGPQSSECEARLQLVPQSGARTMGERLAAVRHQLGLSQRRAAELSGLTHGAICMIEQDKVSPSVASLQKLLTVYGLPLSRFFAEEESRTCSVVIKAEQLIELGSQGVSMKLVHNGNNRRQLGFMLETYPPGTDTGGQVKHQGEEVGTVLEGSVTLTVAGQSYQLEAGDSYVIDTGEPHSFSNPSGQTCRIVSAHTPASF is encoded by the coding sequence ATGAGCGGGCCACAGAGCAGTGAGTGCGAGGCTCGTCTGCAGCTGGTGCCGCAGAGTGGTGCCCGTACCATGGGCGAGCGGTTGGCGGCAGTGCGCCATCAGCTGGGGCTCTCCCAGCGGCGGGCTGCGGAGCTGAGCGGCCTGACCCACGGTGCCATCTGCATGATAGAGCAGGACAAGGTGAGCCCCTCGGTGGCGTCGTTGCAAAAGCTGCTCACCGTCTATGGCCTGCCGCTGTCGCGCTTTTTCGCCGAGGAGGAGAGCCGCACCTGCAGCGTGGTGATCAAGGCTGAACAGCTTATCGAGCTGGGCAGTCAGGGGGTCTCGATGAAGTTGGTGCACAATGGCAACAACCGCCGCCAGCTCGGCTTTATGCTGGAGACCTATCCCCCCGGCACCGACACCGGCGGGCAGGTCAAGCATCAGGGGGAGGAGGTCGGCACTGTGCTGGAGGGGTCGGTGACCCTGACGGTGGCAGGCCAGAGCTATCAACTCGAAGCGGGCGACAGCTATGTGATCGACACCGGCGAGCCCCACAGTTTCAGCAATCCGTCGGGGCAGACCTGCCGCATCGTCAGTGCCCACACCCCGGCGAGCTTTTAA
- a CDS encoding NAD-dependent succinate-semialdehyde dehydrogenase, with product MSATSSNQSLIKSRAYIDGQWCEAASGRTFEVTNPATGAVITQVPDMNEEDTRRAIAAAHAAQPAWAALTAKERSNKLYAWFAAITAHSDELARIMTCEQGKPLAEAKGEVTYGASFIQWFAEEGKRAYGRTIPGFSGDRRLATIKQPVGVVAAITPWNFPIAMITRKAGPALAAGCTIVIKPAAETPLCALALAVLAEQAGIPAGVINIVTSHQPSAVGNELCNNPTVRKLSFTGSTRIGKLLMRQCADTMKRLSLELGGNAPFIVFDDADLDAAVAGALASKYRNAGQTCVCANRILVQASVYDAFAEKLTAAVAAFKVGDGMSEGTQIGPLINPAAASKVAELVQQSVAAGAEVLLGGEPHPAGPLFYRPTILGKVARDNPILQEEIFGPVAPLVRFESEAEAIALANDTPYGLAAYFYGRDIARVWRVAEQLEYGMVGINEGIISTELAPFGGIKESGLGREGAAEGLEEYLETKYLCFGAIR from the coding sequence ATGTCCGCTACCAGCTCCAATCAAAGCTTGATCAAATCCCGCGCCTATATAGATGGTCAGTGGTGCGAGGCCGCCAGCGGCCGCACCTTCGAGGTCACCAATCCGGCTACCGGTGCCGTGATCACTCAGGTGCCCGACATGAATGAAGAGGATACCCGACGCGCCATCGCGGCCGCCCACGCGGCACAACCCGCCTGGGCAGCCCTCACCGCCAAGGAGCGCAGCAACAAGCTCTACGCCTGGTTTGCCGCCATCACCGCCCACAGCGATGAACTGGCCCGCATCATGACCTGCGAGCAGGGCAAGCCGCTGGCGGAAGCCAAAGGGGAAGTGACCTACGGCGCCAGCTTCATCCAGTGGTTCGCCGAAGAGGGCAAGCGCGCCTATGGCCGCACCATCCCGGGCTTTAGCGGCGATCGCCGGCTGGCCACCATCAAGCAGCCGGTCGGGGTCGTCGCCGCCATCACCCCGTGGAACTTCCCGATTGCCATGATCACCCGCAAGGCGGGCCCGGCGCTGGCCGCCGGTTGCACCATTGTCATCAAGCCGGCCGCCGAAACACCGCTCTGCGCACTGGCGCTGGCGGTACTGGCCGAGCAGGCGGGCATCCCCGCCGGGGTCATCAATATCGTCACCAGCCACCAGCCGAGCGCGGTGGGCAACGAGCTGTGCAACAACCCGACTGTGCGCAAGCTCTCCTTCACCGGCTCGACCCGCATCGGCAAGCTGCTGATGCGCCAGTGCGCCGACACCATGAAGCGCCTCTCGCTGGAGCTGGGCGGCAACGCCCCCTTTATCGTCTTTGACGACGCCGACCTCGACGCCGCCGTGGCCGGGGCGCTCGCCTCCAAATACCGCAATGCCGGGCAGACCTGCGTCTGCGCCAACCGCATTCTGGTGCAGGCCAGCGTCTATGACGCCTTCGCCGAGAAGCTGACTGCCGCCGTCGCCGCCTTCAAGGTGGGAGATGGCATGAGTGAAGGCACCCAGATCGGTCCGCTCATCAATCCGGCCGCCGCCAGCAAGGTCGCCGAGCTGGTGCAACAATCTGTTGCCGCCGGTGCCGAAGTACTGCTGGGTGGCGAGCCCCACCCCGCCGGCCCCCTCTTCTACCGCCCCACCATTCTCGGCAAGGTCGCCAGGGACAACCCCATCCTGCAGGAGGAGATCTTCGGCCCGGTCGCGCCGCTGGTGCGCTTCGAGAGCGAAGCCGAGGCCATCGCGCTGGCCAACGATACCCCCTATGGTCTGGCCGCCTACTTCTATGGCCGCGACATCGCCCGGGTGTGGCGCGTCGCCGAGCAGCTTGAATACGGCATGGTAGGTATCAACGAGGGGATCATCTCAACCGAATTGGCCCCCTTTGGCGGCATCAAGGAGTCGGGTCTGGGTCGGGAGGGGGCAGCCGAGGGGCTGGAGGAGTATCTGGAGACCAAATACCTCTGCTTTGGCGCCATTCGCTAG